From Spirosoma aerolatum, one genomic window encodes:
- a CDS encoding Txe/YoeB family addiction module toxin: MNLSWDKEAWEDYVYWQQTDKTVLRRINELIKECLRTPFEGKGKPEPLKENLSGFWSRRITDEHRLVYRVESDRLHIIQCRFHY, encoded by the coding sequence ATGAATCTGTCGTGGGACAAAGAGGCCTGGGAGGATTATGTCTATTGGCAGCAAACGGACAAAACGGTATTGCGCCGAATCAATGAACTCATCAAAGAATGTCTACGGACGCCATTTGAAGGAAAAGGCAAGCCGGAACCACTGAAAGAAAACCTGAGTGGATTCTGGTCGAGACGGATCACAGATGAGCACCGACTCGTTTACCGCGTTGAATCGGATCGTCTGCATATCATCCAATGTCGATTCCATTACTAA
- a CDS encoding type II toxin-antitoxin system Phd/YefM family antitoxin: MQVVNYTEFRRSMKAKLDQVSDDGDTIIINRSENKNVVLISLREYNSLKETLHLLGSEKNRNRLLGAVERANRGEFEQHQLIDE; encoded by the coding sequence ATGCAAGTAGTTAATTATACAGAGTTTCGGCGTTCGATGAAAGCGAAGCTCGACCAGGTTAGTGACGATGGCGATACCATCATTATTAATCGTAGTGAGAATAAAAATGTGGTACTTATTTCCCTTCGGGAGTATAATTCGTTGAAAGAAACCTTGCATCTGTTGGGTTCAGAGAAAAATAGAAATCGCCTTCTGGGTGCTGTTGAACGAGCGAATCGGGGTGAATTTGAACAACACCAACTGATTGACGAGTAG
- a CDS encoding OmpA family protein, with protein sequence MGLHIRKLFLATVVSGLCIGMGMAQRREVDYSRIKATPRVSPVMPTNTAPGSMGTPSVLTIKAFAVDISKPIPSATVKITSRTTGKTQVVTLINGRLERVINDPDVLVIEVSQEGYTTRSLTLAVSPTGKPYEFDAQLDPAPIKLTVWATDSQTKKVIHDAHFTISGRVGEATLLLSPDTATGIVKTDLPRKGIYQLTSSATGYGDFTKPIRLDSVENEARVMLTPQKMKAASEAQALPEAVVKSVKTAGQEIPVAQVPIKAPVLSSAIAAPVVPIVPPKAFGAIERGKPVRLTAIYFDQSSPILRSESFPELDQLASRLLESPSTQLEIRGHTDNQGDFDLNVKLSRDRCQAVVDYLVGKGVAQTRLKAVGRGPIDPIAPNNNEDNRKKNRRVEFVVL encoded by the coding sequence ATGGGCCTCCACATCAGAAAGCTATTCCTGGCGACAGTAGTCTCTGGACTGTGTATTGGCATGGGCATGGCTCAAAGGAGGGAGGTTGATTATTCGCGTATCAAAGCGACGCCTAGGGTGAGTCCGGTGATGCCTACCAACACGGCTCCTGGCTCCATGGGAACGCCCAGCGTTTTGACAATTAAAGCGTTTGCTGTCGATATTAGTAAACCAATACCATCGGCCACTGTAAAAATTACCTCTCGAACAACGGGCAAGACTCAGGTAGTTACACTGATAAATGGGCGTCTGGAGCGGGTGATCAATGATCCTGATGTATTGGTGATTGAGGTAAGCCAGGAAGGCTATACAACCCGAAGTTTAACGCTTGCTGTATCGCCCACGGGCAAGCCCTATGAGTTTGATGCCCAGCTCGATCCGGCTCCAATCAAACTAACCGTATGGGCCACCGACAGCCAGACGAAGAAAGTTATCCATGATGCGCATTTCACTATTTCGGGCCGTGTGGGCGAAGCTACGTTATTGCTTTCTCCCGATACGGCTACGGGTATCGTCAAAACCGATCTACCCCGTAAGGGCATTTATCAACTGACCAGTTCGGCAACAGGGTATGGCGATTTTACAAAGCCTATCCGGCTCGATAGTGTGGAGAATGAAGCTCGGGTGATGCTGACGCCCCAAAAAATGAAGGCCGCGAGTGAGGCTCAGGCACTCCCCGAAGCTGTTGTAAAATCGGTAAAGACGGCCGGGCAGGAAATACCTGTGGCACAGGTGCCCATAAAAGCACCTGTGCTATCGAGTGCAATAGCGGCTCCGGTAGTACCAATAGTTCCCCCCAAAGCCTTCGGCGCTATTGAACGAGGTAAGCCCGTTCGGTTAACCGCTATTTATTTCGACCAAAGTTCTCCTATTCTTCGATCTGAATCGTTCCCGGAGCTCGATCAACTGGCCTCCAGGCTCCTGGAAAGCCCATCGACTCAGCTCGAAATTCGGGGGCATACGGACAACCAGGGTGATTTTGATCTGAACGTAAAACTCTCCCGCGACCGCTGTCAGGCCGTCGTCGATTATCTGGTGGGTAAGGGGGTTGCCCAAACCCGCCTGAAAGCGGTTGGTCGTGGCCCCATCGATCCGATTGCGCCAAACAATAACGAAGACAACCGGAAGAAAAACCGACGAGTAGAGTTCGTTGTGCTCTGA